The DNA window TCAAAATAAGAATCAGAAGACTGAACGCGTACCAATACCGGTTCATCAACAGTCCATGTTCCTTTTGTAAGGGCAAAATGGATCTGATCATTGGAGGTTTCCCTGAATGCGAAGAAATCATACTCTCCGTAAGCCGTATTCACTTTTCTCTCTTCAATTCTTTCAATCAGGTTGCCTTTCTTAAGCTGATAATGGATCAGGTCTTCAATAGAGACGATTTTCATATTGTGTTTCTGGGCAAAAGCATAGAGATCCGGCAGCCTGGACATGCTTCCGTCTTCATTCATGATCTCACAGATGACACCGCCTTCTTTCAATCCGGCAAGACAGGTAAGGTCGATAGCAGCTTCCGTATGCCCGGCTCTTTTCAGGACGCCGCCTTTTCTTGCCCTGAGCGGGAAGATATGACCCGGACGCATGAAATCGGTCGGCTTGGATTTTTCATCCATCAGCGCCAAAATGGTTTTAGCCCTGTCACCGGCAGAAATCCCTGTAGATGTTCCATTACCCAGAAGGTCTACAGAAACAGTGAAGGCAGTCTCCTTCGGGTCACTGCTGCGGCTTACCATGACATCAAGCCCAAGCTCGTCACATCTTTTCTCCGGTAGTGGCATACAGATCAGCCCTCTTCCGTGAACAGCCATAAAATTGATCAACTCTGGAGTAGTGAGTTCGGCAGCACAAAGGAAGTCACCTTCATTTTCCCTGTCTTCATCATCTACTACAATGATTATTTTACCGTTTTTAAGATCTTCTATAGCCTCCGGAATCGTATTTAATTTGATATCTGACATTTTTACTTTTAATTTTCGCAAAGATACTTATAAAAAAAGGCATCTCCCAATTAATATAAACGGTTTATTATACGCCCAATACAGAGTTTTTTGCCTCACTGAAAATATGATAAGACTCAAGCCTTTTCTGATGGTCATAAATATGGGCATTCACCATCAGCTCATCTGCTTCAAACCTTTCCTGAAAGCTTCGGAGCTGGTCCTCAATTTCAGTTTGATTGCCAATGAGCGTATATTTCAGTTTCTGCAGGACCATGGATTTTTCCATCGGTGACCAGATATCATCCATATCTTCTACCGGCGGGGCAAATGGTTTTCTATCATTTCTGATGATATTGATAAATGCCTGATACAGTGTTGTAGAAATCGTACGCGCTTCTTCCGAAGTGGATGCGGCAACTCCGTTAACACAGGCAATTATATACGGTTGTTTCAACTGGCGCGACGGCTGGAAGTGCTGCCTGTAAATTTTAAATGCCATTTCCATCTGCTCCGGGGCAAAATGTCCGGCAAAAGCGTATGGCAGTCCGAGCTCAGCTGCAAGCCATGCACTGTCTGTACTGGAGCCCAAAATATACAATGGGATATCCAGGCCTTCCCCGGGAATAGCCCTGACCATTGCCCCTGAGTTCTCCTTCGAAAAGTAAGTCTGCAATTCAAGGATCTGTCTTGGAAATTGTTCATTGATCGTCATAGGATTTCTTCCCAGAGCCTGGGCTGTCAAACCGTCTGTTCCCGGAGCTCTCCCCAGTCCCAGGTCAATCCTTCCCGGAAAAAGAGATTCCAGAGTACCGAATTGTTCAGCAATAACCAGTGAACTGTGGTTCGGGAGCATAATGCCGCCGGAACCGACTCTTATTTTTTTTGTCCCGTTGGCAATAAAGCCAATGAGCACCGAAGTGGCAGAACTGGCAATGCTTTCCATATTATGGTGTTCGGCAAGCCAGAATCTTTTATAGTTAAGGTTTTCCGCATAGTTGGCCAGCGATAAACTGTCCTGAAAAGTATCATGGATGGTTTTTCCCTGTTTGACAGGGGCAAGGTCCAGCACGGATAATTCAAAATTTTTCATATTGCACTCAATTTTCTTTTAGAGAAAATATAATGCAAAGCTAAAGCTTATAATCTGCATTAGTTACTTTTTGTAATTGATAGGATTAATAGTGTGTTTTAGCGAAAAACTATTGACTGGTCAACAATAAAAATTAAGCGATTAACCCCTGTGTAGATCATTTAAATTTATATCTGCATGGGATAAAATTGTATATTTAATCTCATTCACTGAGATAACAATTAAGATCCATGAACCTTATCAAAGATTTTCAGGAACAGACCGTTGAAATATTGGATTTCCAGACCACCTATCTGGTTGTACAACTTAATAATGTATCCTCACGTTTTGATTTTAAAAATAAAAAGGAAGCATTTCTAAAATATAAGACCAAAGGCACATTCAGATATTATACCCATCATCCTTTGCTGATAAACCATAACGAGAGCTCCCACGAAGTTTTTATCAATTCAAAACCTGAAGATGCAGAAACATTTATTGCAGACCTTCGAACGTCTTTTCATGAAATTACCAAGGGCTGGAGAAACTTTGAAGATTATATTGAGTCTAAGTCAGAAATTTTTGATTCTGTATTTAATAAAAACATCAGGAAGGGATCCGGTAAGATTTTAACAGTGCCTTCATCACTTTTAGCTGAAACCGAAAGAATATGCCAAAAGCATCACATCAAGATGACAACCTTTGGAGGTAATAAAATAACTCAGAATGAACTCATTATGATTGATCATCAATTTGTAATTGCTGAGCAGTTTGTTCCTAGTTCAATGTAGACATCAATTATCCCTTCTTGCTCTTCTCTTTAAAATAATTGAAATGATTGATCAGAATTCTGATTTCATTGAATTCAAAGTGGCTGGGAAGCGCATTTTTCCATTCTGTCAAGGTTTCTTTCGGATCCGTTTTAAAGATTTCTTCAAAAGCTTTGATCTTATCCGAGGTAATTACTCTTGAAATATCCAGTAACCCCTGTTCTGCAAACTTCGCCAGATGCCCGATCACTGTTTCTTTCACCAATCCTCTTTCCAGCGCAATTTCCGAAATGGTTTTGCCTTCCTCGAATAGCTGGAACGTGAGTACCTGCGACGGGACCTTTGCGATTTTCATACTGACTTCCTTGTCATTTTTCTCATCCAGCAGCCGGGTTTCCAGCAGATGGATATCTTTCAGGCTGTTCAGGTATTCTTCAGTATCTTCAAGCCAGCTTTTAAAATCTTCATTATATTGTTTCAGGCCTTTTACCCCTTTTATTTCCGCGTAGAAGTCTTTCAGAGGGCTGAATATTTTATCTCGGGTTTCCGTAAAGAAAAAATTTACGGCACCTTTAGCCTTGCTTTCAATTTCTGCCCATTCTTCCTGCTGGCTGATGAAGCTGTCCACTTTTTTGAAAATAATCCTTTCCAGTTTCTCAAAAACCTTTCCAAGGGTTACGATTTCATGTTTGATCTGGGTATACAGCTGGCTGGCCTTTACATGGTCGATGCTTTTGGTCGCTACGGAACGTTTGTTCCATTCTTCGGCTTCCTGTAAGAACCAGAGGCAGTCTAAGGTACGCAGTACTTTCCGGATGCTGTAATCGTATTTTTCTTTATTCAGGATCGACTCTACATGGTCATTGGCATGGGTTTCTCCCTGAAACTGCAGAATCCTGTTGTCCTTAAAAATAACTTCAGGTGTAATTTCAGATTTCAATACAATACCTTCCAGCGTCCTGCAACGGGATAACGCCACATATACCTGGCCGGCCGTAAAGCTTTTTCCAGCATCTATGATGACCCTGTCAAATGTAAGCCCCTGGCTTTTATGAATGGTTACCGCCCAGGCGAGCTTAACCGGGAACTGCTCAAAGCTTCCCAGAACTTCTTCCTTGATGCTTTTGTCCGTATCTAGGAAATATTTTTTCTGCTCCCAGACTTCCCTCTTCACGGTAATTTCGCGTTCACTACCTTCCAGGATGACTTTAATCTCATTGTCGTCCAGTGAGGCAATTTCTCCCAGCTTACCGTTGAAGTACCTTTTATCCGGAGAAACATCGTTGCGGATGAACATGATCTGTGCACCGGGCTTCAGCTCCAGGAACTGGTCATTCGGAAACTGGTTCTCCTTAAATTCACCAAACAGCTTGGCTTCATAAGTAGTAGCATCCACTTTGATCTCCGCCAGTTTTTCCTGGTTGATTTCGTCCGCCATTTTATTATGTGAACAAAGGTATACGTATGAATCTTCCCCTGCTTTGAAACCGGGGTCGTATCTCTGGTTCAAGAGACTGAAATCGATATTGGCCACATCACCGTCCCGGATGGCATTTAGGATATCCAGGAACTGTTCATCGGACTGCCGGTACACTTTGGTGAGTTCGATGGTGATCAGTGGAATATCCTTGATGGCATGGCTGTCAAAAAAGAAAGGGGACTTGTAATATTGCCTCAAAAGATGCTCATCGCGTACTACGGGCGGCAACTGGTACAGGTCGCCGATAAACAGCATCTGTACGCCGCCGAACCGTTGGGTGTTCCTCCTGATGAACCGCAATGAAAAATCCATCATATCCAGTACGTCGGCACGCAGCATCGATACCTCATCAATGATGATCACTTCCACTTCCCTCAGCAGCTTCAGCTTATCTTTCCGGTATTTGAAATGCGGCATAAGGTCTGCAATATTATTGGCCATGCTACCGTCTATACGGTCTGTAGTGGGCAGAAATGTCCTCAGTGGAAGACCGAACATGGAGTGGATGGTGACTCCGCCTGCATTAATGGCTGCAATGCCTGTCGGGGCCACTACAATATGCTTTTTCCGCGTCTTTTTTACAAAATCATTGAGGAAAGTGGTTTTCCCTGTTCCTGCTTTTCCTGTAAGAAAGACACTTCTGTTGGTATGCTCTATTAAGTCGAAAAAATAATTGTTCATTGCCTGCCAAATTTACGGAAATGAATTGGATTTTTGGTCTTGGCATATGTTTTGAAAATTACCATGTGGATAAAAAAATAAACATGAAGAACCCATCAGCCTATCTAAAAACATTGATTCTGTGCGCTGCACTGGCTTTGACGTCTTGTACGGCAACGAAGAATACAGATGCCAATCTGCCTAAAGATATCGCAGAACGTCCTGCGGATGAAAGCAGCCAGAAATATGACCAGGCCCAACTGGATAAACTTAAAGCCTATATTCAGAATGAGATCAATAAGGTGGAATGTACCGGAAGTAATGACTGGACTTTTAGCCCGATAGGAGCCAAAGCATGCGGCGGTCCTCAGTCTTATATCGCTTATCCTAAAAAAATGGAATCTGAAATCTTACCGAAGATCAACGACTATACGGAAAAAGTAAAAGCATTCAACGAAAAATACAAACTGATGTCAGACTGCATGATGATACTGCCCCCTAAAGCGGTAAAATGCGTTGACGGCAAACCTGAATTTGTGCCTTCAACATAATCCGCTATAATCCTATAAACACACGAATTCTTATAGTAAAACAGGCTGTTCCCAATGGAAACAGCCTGTTTTACTTGTATAATGACCGAATATCCCATATGGAAAATGGTCTCACCCTTATCAATTCTATCCTTATATCTCACATATAAAGTCTGATATCTGATATCTAGCACCTGAAGTCTGATTATCACTCCTTATACCACGAAGAATACTTCACATAATTATCAGCAATCCTGTTCACTTCCCCTTCCAGCAATGCTGCAGAGATATCTTTGATTTTCCTGGCCGGAACGCCGCCCCAGACTTCTCCGGATTTAATATGGGTACCCTGGGTGACTACCGAACCGGCTCCCACAATGGAGTTTTCTTCTACCAGGCACTCATCCATTACGATGGCACCCATCCCTATTAGTACGTTATCCTTTATGGTACATCCGTGCACAATGGCATTATGGCCGATGGAAACATTGTTCCCGATATTCAGCGGGTGCTTTTCATAGGTGCAGTGCAGCATGGCATTGTCCTGCACATTGACTTTATCTCCCATCCTGATATAATGTACATCACCCCGTATAACGGCATTGTACCAGATGCTGCATTCTTTGCCCATGGTCACATTTCCGATAACGGTTGCTGTTTCTGCCAGAAAAGTATCTTCCCCGATCTGAGGAATTTTGCCTAAAAGTTCTCTTATAATTGCCATAGTTCAGTTGAAGTTTAATAATGAGCAGATTATGAAACCGGATTTCGTATGTGTGCATTTCAAATGGCAGCGATAGCAAAAATCTAATTTCGAATCTCTGACTCCTAAGTTCTAATTGCGTATTTTTGTATTCAAATTTAACGAAAAAATGCGTACAATAATTATAGAGCCAACCGAAAACCCGAAAGTGATGAAATTCGTTACGGATTACACGTTGATCCCGGGGTCTTTAGAGCTGGACAGAAATTCAGATATATTGGAAATCCCCCTTGCCCAGGAACTGTTCAATTATCCTTTTGTAGAAAGGATTTTTATTACCGCCAATTTTGTGGCTGTAGCCAAACAGGATACGATAGAATGGGAACATGTGGTGGAAAGCCTTAAAAACGTGATTGAGGACGAATTGCTGGCCAATCCGAGAATATACCTCCAGAAGAAAAAGGAAATGTACCAGATCTATGCGGAGATGACGCCTAATCCTAATGTAATGAAGTTTGTCTCTAACAAACTTCTTTTGGACGGTTTTGCTGAAGTAAAATCCAGGCAAGAAGCTGAAGGTGTTCCTTTAGCCCAGGCGATTTACAAAGAATTTGATTTTGTTTCCGAGGTTTTTATTTCCGATAATTTCGTGGCCGTGACGAGAAACAATTCTGTGGAATGGCATGAGGTGATGATGGCTGTCCGTGCCCTGATTGCCGAATACCTTCAGAATGGTGGTGAAATCTCCCGTCTGGAACCTCAGAAACATGAAAACCCGGTAGAAAAAATTATCAACAGGGATTACACTGATGATGAGCAGAAAATATCCGACATCCTGAATGAATATGTTGCTCCCGCAGTAGAAAATGACGGCGGAAAAATCTCCCTGATGGAATATGACCAGGACAGCAAAACAGCAAGGATGCTTTTACAGGGTGCGTGCTCAGGATGCCCGAGTTCTACGGCTACCCTGAAAAACGGTATTGAAAACATCCTGAAACAGTTTGTACCTGATCTGGTAGAAAGAGTGGAAGCAGTTAACGGATAAATATCTGCCCATGTCTTCCGGAACTAAAATCCTTATTATAATTGGAAGTGCTTCTGAAAATTCCAGCAACCAGAGACTGATGGATCAGATACTAGAAAAAACAGGCCATGTAAATTTTCTGATGTATGATAACCTGTCTATCCTTCCTCATTTTGATACAGCATTAACGGATGATCATACTCCGGCAGAAGTCCTGAAAATCAGAGAAGATATCAGGAATTCAGCAGGGGTCATCTTTTCCACACCGGAATATATTTTCAGTATCCCGGGAAGATTAAAAAACGTATTGGAATGGTGTGTATCTACAACGGTTTTTTCAGAAAAACCGGTTGCTGTGATCACTGCTTCTGCCAATGGAGAAAAAGGCCATGAAGAGCTGTTATTGATTTTAAAGACCCTGGGTGCTGTAGCAGATGATAAACATCAGGCATTAATAAAAGGAATAAAAGGCAAATTTGACCACAATGGATTACTGGAAAGTAATACCTTTGCCAAAGTATCAAAATTAGTAACAGACTTCATAACTTCTGTTTCATAATTAAAAATTAAAATGTTGAATAAGAAAGGAATTTTACTGGTCAACCTCGGTTCACCGAAATCCACAGCCGTTGATGACGTAAGGGAATATCTTGATGAATTTCTCATGGATGAAAAGGTGATTGATTACCGTTGGATCTTCCGTGCTTTTCTGGTAAGGGGTATTATCCTGAATACAAGGCCGGCAAAATCTGCTGCTGCCTACAAGACCGTCTGGACAGATCAGGGTTCCCCGTTGATCGTTATTACAGAAAAAATTCAGAAAAAACTGCAGGAACGGTATGATATCCCAGTGGAAATCGGGATGAGGTATGCCCAGCCAAGCATTGAGTCCGGAATCCGCAAGCTTGTGGACCAGGGAGTTTCGGAAATTGTTCTTTTCCCATTATATCCGCAGTATGCAATGAGTACTACGGAAACGGTCATTGAAAAAGCGGAAGAAGTAAGGAAAAAGAATTTTCCGGAGGTGAAAATCAGCTATATACAGCCGTTTTATAACAGAGAGATCTATATCAGCTGTTTGGCAGAAAGTATCCGCGAGAAATTGCCTGAACATTTTGATGCATTACAGTTTTCTTATCACGGAGTTCCAGAAAGGCATATTTATAAGACCGACCCTACCAAGACCTGCAATCTTAACGACTGCTGTTCAAGGGAAAGCAATCCGAGCCACCAGTTCTGCTACCGCCATCAGTGTTATAAAACTACGAATGACGTCATTCAAAAACTTGGGCTGCCGAAAGAAAAAACCATCGTCTCTTTCCAGTCGAGGCTGGGCAAAGACAAATGGATTGAGCCATATACGGATGAAACCCTGGAAACCATTCCTAAAAAAGGAGTGAAAACCTTAGCCGTAGTATGTCCTGCTTTTGTATCCGACTGCCTGGAAACCCTTGAAGAGATTTCCGTTGAGGGTAAAGAACAGTTCATGCATGCGGGCGGAGAAAATTTCCATTATATCCCATGCCTTAATGATGAAGACCGGTGGATTGATGTCATTCAAACCCTATGCGATGAAAAGCTGAATGAATTTTATCTGGTATAAATTCATGACTTCATAATAATAAAAAGGCCACTGGAAAATTTCCTGTGGCCTTTTTTTGGTTTTAATATTATTTCTTAATTAAATTCCCTGCTTTCTGTCCGTTTACGGTAACGATATATATTCCGGGAAGCATATTACCCGGAAGCTGGATTTCCAGCCTGTTCATACCATCCGTTGTTTTAACCTTTTCGGAAATTTCCCTTTTTCCTGTTAAGCTCATCAGTTCAACTATGCCACTTCCTTCCTTACCTTCAAATGACACGGTAAATCTATCCGTGGCAGGATTTGGGCTTATAGTGTAAAGCAGCGCATCCGGAGCTGCCATTTTTCCGGCAGCTGAGGTTCCGCCGCCTACACCTACGGCATTCCAGGCATTGGTAACCTGGGTAACTTCAGTCCCTCCTGCGCCATAGAGATCGGCTGCTGCCTGAAGAGAATAGGTTCTGGCATTCATATATGTGGAAGAAGAAGTAAGATAGGTGGTCAGCGTCCGGTACGCTATAGCAGCCGCTTTGTCCAGTCCGATTCCCGTAACATTGTAGGCAAACCCTTTATCATTTGTTCCGCTTCCTCCGGTTACCAATAAATAATACCAGAAATTAAGTACCCCGGAATTGGTATGAACCCCACAGTAATCATTCGATTGGGTAGGATTTGAGCACCCTGACGTAGTTGTCGCTTTCCAATATTTCCCAAGGTAAGTATCGGGTTGGCCGTATGCATTTGGATCAGCCATATCCCGTATCACATAACTGAAATCTTCTCCCAGTTTCCAACTCGCCTGCGTGGGTCTTGCCCAAAGCTCTATTGAATTCCCGAAAATATCCGAGAAACCTTCATTCAATGCTCCGGATTCTCTCTGGTATGCCAGGTTGGCTGTTTTGGAAGTCATTCCGTGAGCGATTTCATGGCCACAAACATCCAGAGCCGTCAACGGTTTTCCGCCGTTTGTAGAAGAACTTCCGTCACCATATGTCATTCTGGAACCATCCCAGAATGCATTAAAATAATTGGTAGAATAATGTACATAGGACTTTATAGCAAAATGATTGTTATCGATACTTTTCCTTCCGAATTTCGTGTATAGGTAGTCCACGGTCATTTCTGCCCCCCAATGTGCATCAGTAGCATACTGATCCTTATTACTGTTGACGTTATTCCAGCTGTTGTCCGTGTCCGTGAAGTCTACTGCAGAAGAATAGTTGGTTCCTCTTTTCAAATCAAAAGTCTGTACTGCTGTCCCCCCGTTTCTTCCGGTTTCTCTTAAACGGTAGCTTCCGTTGTAAGAATCGGTCATGATGCTTCTGGTTCCGCTATACGCCGTGACAGCCGTTCCCGGAGTATTTACGTCATGGATGATCGCATCAATGCCTAATATTTTTCCATCTTTTGCATCTACAAAAACATATTGCCGGCTTACTGGCTTTTCAGCATAAATGTCAAATTTATAAGCCAGCCTCAGATCATTCATTTTCTCATCGGCAGGATCTGAATAGTAAACGATTTCCCCTTTTGGAGCAAAGCTTGCATTTGTATCATCCGATTCTCTCCTGATGAAATCTTCTTCTTCCTTATTCTGCCATTTGTAGGATTCGGCACCTACAAAGGCCAGAGCATTCTGCAAAGCGATGCTTTCGGAAATTTTAGCACTTTTCTCCAGGTTTTTGGGCATCTTAACAATCCATTTTCCGGATTCTCCCACAATTTTGCCATCTTTGGTCTGTACAGCCATCATTCCGTATTCTACAGGAATATCATTAAGGGTCTGCTGGAACCGGTGGGTTTCATATCCCAGCTGGTCTTTTTCAAATCCCAGCTTCCGGCCCTGAGCTGCAGTAAGCCTCTGAGAAGATTCATCAAATAGTACAGGATTTCCCTGGAAAGCGGGCCGGTCTTTTTCAAACCGCATAAATTCCGCATGAAGGCCATCTTTAGAAGGAACCAGTTTTGACGGAATAGTCTGAGCAAAAACAAATGAAGATACTGCAACACTTGACGCTAAAATAAATTTAATTCTCATAATAGTTGATTTAGTTTTAAAATTAATTAACAAAATAGTCAAACTAAATTAGCAATATAATTATTAAAAAATCAAACAATTACACAAATAAATAAAAATATGATAATTATAACATTCCGTTTAAATGTATTTTAAAAATAAAAAATGATATGATTATTATTTTTACATTAAAATATTAGACATAAAATATCTTTTTTAACATATTAATTTTTCGATATGCTTTGCATTATGATTCAGAATTATTCTCAAATATAAATTGACAAATATTTTTCAGATACTTTTTTTGATAAAATCAGTAATAACCCCATTATTTTTCACTATTTAGATTGAAATAAACATCAATTCCTAAAAACAACCCCATAATTTTAGACTAAAATTTTAAAAATTAAATATTTTTCCTACCTTTACCCCATCAAACTACATAGTCTATCATAAA is part of the Chryseobacterium camelliae genome and encodes:
- the ribB gene encoding 3,4-dihydroxy-2-butanone-4-phosphate synthase, with product MSDIKLNTIPEAIEDLKNGKIIIVVDDEDRENEGDFLCAAELTTPELINFMAVHGRGLICMPLPEKRCDELGLDVMVSRSSDPKETAFTVSVDLLGNGTSTGISAGDRAKTILALMDEKSKPTDFMRPGHIFPLRARKGGVLKRAGHTEAAIDLTCLAGLKEGGVICEIMNEDGSMSRLPDLYAFAQKHNMKIVSIEDLIHYQLKKGNLIERIEERKVNTAYGEYDFFAFRETSNDQIHFALTKGTWTVDEPVLVRVQSSDSYFDVLTRLNNGEKPLLEKVTGMVNEAGKGAIIFINNVSNSENTLRKLQQFLNYQDGQVQHPTLAYNYRDYGIGTQILKNLGINKFKVITQNPNIKPQVGGYDVEVTEMVQL
- a CDS encoding LLM class flavin-dependent oxidoreductase; this translates as MKNFELSVLDLAPVKQGKTIHDTFQDSLSLANYAENLNYKRFWLAEHHNMESIASSATSVLIGFIANGTKKIRVGSGGIMLPNHSSLVIAEQFGTLESLFPGRIDLGLGRAPGTDGLTAQALGRNPMTINEQFPRQILELQTYFSKENSGAMVRAIPGEGLDIPLYILGSSTDSAWLAAELGLPYAFAGHFAPEQMEMAFKIYRQHFQPSRQLKQPYIIACVNGVAASTSEEARTISTTLYQAFINIIRNDRKPFAPPVEDMDDIWSPMEKSMVLQKLKYTLIGNQTEIEDQLRSFQERFEADELMVNAHIYDHQKRLESYHIFSEAKNSVLGV
- a CDS encoding helix-turn-helix domain-containing protein, with the translated sequence MNNYFFDLIEHTNRSVFLTGKAGTGKTTFLNDFVKKTRKKHIVVAPTGIAAINAGGVTIHSMFGLPLRTFLPTTDRIDGSMANNIADLMPHFKYRKDKLKLLREVEVIIIDEVSMLRADVLDMMDFSLRFIRRNTQRFGGVQMLFIGDLYQLPPVVRDEHLLRQYYKSPFFFDSHAIKDIPLITIELTKVYRQSDEQFLDILNAIRDGDVANIDFSLLNQRYDPGFKAGEDSYVYLCSHNKMADEINQEKLAEIKVDATTYEAKLFGEFKENQFPNDQFLELKPGAQIMFIRNDVSPDKRYFNGKLGEIASLDDNEIKVILEGSEREITVKREVWEQKKYFLDTDKSIKEEVLGSFEQFPVKLAWAVTIHKSQGLTFDRVIIDAGKSFTAGQVYVALSRCRTLEGIVLKSEITPEVIFKDNRILQFQGETHANDHVESILNKEKYDYSIRKVLRTLDCLWFLQEAEEWNKRSVATKSIDHVKASQLYTQIKHEIVTLGKVFEKLERIIFKKVDSFISQQEEWAEIESKAKGAVNFFFTETRDKIFSPLKDFYAEIKGVKGLKQYNEDFKSWLEDTEEYLNSLKDIHLLETRLLDEKNDKEVSMKIAKVPSQVLTFQLFEEGKTISEIALERGLVKETVIGHLAKFAEQGLLDISRVITSDKIKAFEEIFKTDPKETLTEWKNALPSHFEFNEIRILINHFNYFKEKSKKG
- a CDS encoding gamma carbonic anhydrase family protein — protein: MAIIRELLGKIPQIGEDTFLAETATVIGNVTMGKECSIWYNAVIRGDVHYIRMGDKVNVQDNAMLHCTYEKHPLNIGNNVSIGHNAIVHGCTIKDNVLIGMGAIVMDECLVEENSIVGAGSVVTQGTHIKSGEVWGGVPARKIKDISAALLEGEVNRIADNYVKYSSWYKE
- a CDS encoding NifU family protein; the protein is MRTIIIEPTENPKVMKFVTDYTLIPGSLELDRNSDILEIPLAQELFNYPFVERIFITANFVAVAKQDTIEWEHVVESLKNVIEDELLANPRIYLQKKKEMYQIYAEMTPNPNVMKFVSNKLLLDGFAEVKSRQEAEGVPLAQAIYKEFDFVSEVFISDNFVAVTRNNSVEWHEVMMAVRALIAEYLQNGGEISRLEPQKHENPVEKIINRDYTDDEQKISDILNEYVAPAVENDGGKISLMEYDQDSKTARMLLQGACSGCPSSTATLKNGIENILKQFVPDLVERVEAVNG
- a CDS encoding NADPH-dependent FMN reductase, coding for MSSGTKILIIIGSASENSSNQRLMDQILEKTGHVNFLMYDNLSILPHFDTALTDDHTPAEVLKIREDIRNSAGVIFSTPEYIFSIPGRLKNVLEWCVSTTVFSEKPVAVITASANGEKGHEELLLILKTLGAVADDKHQALIKGIKGKFDHNGLLESNTFAKVSKLVTDFITSVS
- the hemH gene encoding ferrochelatase, producing the protein MNKKGILLVNLGSPKSTAVDDVREYLDEFLMDEKVIDYRWIFRAFLVRGIILNTRPAKSAAAYKTVWTDQGSPLIVITEKIQKKLQERYDIPVEIGMRYAQPSIESGIRKLVDQGVSEIVLFPLYPQYAMSTTETVIEKAEEVRKKNFPEVKISYIQPFYNREIYISCLAESIREKLPEHFDALQFSYHGVPERHIYKTDPTKTCNLNDCCSRESNPSHQFCYRHQCYKTTNDVIQKLGLPKEKTIVSFQSRLGKDKWIEPYTDETLETIPKKGVKTLAVVCPAFVSDCLETLEEISVEGKEQFMHAGGENFHYIPCLNDEDRWIDVIQTLCDEKLNEFYLV
- a CDS encoding M4 family metallopeptidase, which translates into the protein MRIKFILASSVAVSSFVFAQTIPSKLVPSKDGLHAEFMRFEKDRPAFQGNPVLFDESSQRLTAAQGRKLGFEKDQLGYETHRFQQTLNDIPVEYGMMAVQTKDGKIVGESGKWIVKMPKNLEKSAKISESIALQNALAFVGAESYKWQNKEEEDFIRRESDDTNASFAPKGEIVYYSDPADEKMNDLRLAYKFDIYAEKPVSRQYVFVDAKDGKILGIDAIIHDVNTPGTAVTAYSGTRSIMTDSYNGSYRLRETGRNGGTAVQTFDLKRGTNYSSAVDFTDTDNSWNNVNSNKDQYATDAHWGAEMTVDYLYTKFGRKSIDNNHFAIKSYVHYSTNYFNAFWDGSRMTYGDGSSSTNGGKPLTALDVCGHEIAHGMTSKTANLAYQRESGALNEGFSDIFGNSIELWARPTQASWKLGEDFSYVIRDMADPNAYGQPDTYLGKYWKATTTSGCSNPTQSNDYCGVHTNSGVLNFWYYLLVTGGSGTNDKGFAYNVTGIGLDKAAAIAYRTLTTYLTSSSTYMNARTYSLQAAADLYGAGGTEVTQVTNAWNAVGVGGGTSAAGKMAAPDALLYTISPNPATDRFTVSFEGKEGSGIVELMSLTGKREISEKVKTTDGMNRLEIQLPGNMLPGIYIVTVNGQKAGNLIKK